The nucleotide sequence GGCAAGATAAGATAAGGTAATCCAGAATTATTGGCCTACATAAAAGAATGATTTAAATGGCTGCTTTTCTCCTTTGCCTGATTTATTAAGCAACAAATCAAAGTTTTATGGATGACTTGTTCATGTTTCAAAGGGGACAATCAAGTGTGgatcgcttttttttttttagataagtTATATGTATTTCATTAAAAAACAAGTCTGGATGGCCATATACAATAGATTAAACATTAACTTTAATGTcataattttcttatcattatctTGTCAACCTTGATCATACAAGATTAGTAAAACTTAGGAAAATCTTACTATGAACCAAAAGCTTGAGAAAAGAATCTAAGAGAGAACCTTAGGGAACTAGTTAAGAATGGATGCCACCACCCCAGCCCGGATCCAGGCAGGTTCTAATGATCATGTTCCCTTCCCAACAATTGTACGGGTCTTGGGGCGTATTTGGCTTTATGATAGAAAGCTCGCCATCGAAATTCAGGTAATTAGGACTACTAAAAGTTTAAAACTGCACTGAATAAATCATGTCAAGTTTAGGGGATAACAAAAAATTGTGCAAATTATAAACTAGaaaccataaataaaaaaatagagaaagcatATGATACTACCAATTGAAACATAAGctataaaaaacaaaaaggaaaatagATAGAAAAAGATAAGAAACGAAAATTGGATGCTGACCGTAAAGAAACGAGGGACATTAAAGGTATTTGATGAGTCGATTTGCATGGAAAGGAACAAAGTCAAGTAGGCTGAATTAGACCACCCTTACTAGATTTTGATAAGATGACTTCAAAGTGGGAAGCTTTCTCTTACTTTTACTCAACTTGTAAAAGTAGGTTACAAGTTGCCAACTCAGAAGTTGAAAACACCACATGTGCAGCCAATCTTCATACTAGAATAAGCACAGATCATCTTTTTGCTTTTTTCTGATGACCCATAGCTGATGCAGCAATTAGTAGTTAAAAGATTCATCAACATCTCCCAGCCTGCTATATATAATGCTACAAGGAATGTTCTTAAACTATCAACCTAACTTAAACATTCGTCACCAACTACAGCAATATACCAACTCAAAACCAGAATCACCATGAAGAACTTACTCGGTGGAAATTTGGAGGGCATTCCCTTGAGTTCAGCAGCATCCTCATATGAAAGGCAGCCAAAAAGACTACTGGCCCTATCTTCTTGTGAAGACCATATTGTTCCATATACAACTTCAAAGAACATACCTAAATTAAAGCAAAGTGAGTATATCCCGTATCTTGATGAAGAATCAATTGTTCTTGTAGTAGTTATTATGAGTATTAATGACCCTTGAAGAACAGATCATTAAGATTGAATATTCTTAAATATGCAGGAAAATCTGTGATTGGTAAGATGAACAAACTTGGAGAGGGAATGGACTGTCTTCTGCAAGGCATCCGCGAGCATGGTAAACACTCATATAAAATCTTGATAGATATAATATAAGGAAAGAGTATTTGAAAGtagaaactgaaaaagaaaatttgCATAATTCCGATGGCAAAACTTCAGCTTGCAAATAATGAATTTTAGTATTTGGAAGTGAAGTCACGGCCAAAGAAAATTGTAAACCTAATGAACACAGATAAGTGAGAAATGAACTGCTTAAATTCATGCAAGCTTAACAATTTACATGTATATACAATATATTTACATGTATTTACAATAAGAAGTAttgattataatgatattaaCATTGTAACTCTAATTATGCAGTCAGCCTAAGCCCGAATCTAACAGAAACGGTGAAGGGAAAATTGAGCCTTGGGGCAAAAATTCTTAAAGTAGGAGGGTTGGAGAAAATATTCAAGCAGAAGTTTAGTGTTAAAGACGATGAAAAGCTATTGAAGGTTTCTCAATGCTATTTATCAACTACAGCTGGTCCAATAGCAGGCCTCCTCTACATCTCTACTGATAAGATTGCTTTCTGCAGCGAGAGATCAATAAAGCTCCTATCTCCAACTGGAAAGTTGCTTAGAATCCGCTATAAGGTACCAGTCTGCTCTTCGTTTCTTTCATCTCTAATTTTCTAGCCACGTAAAGCATAATCTAATAGGCCGGTTCACAATTACAGGTATCAATCCCAATAAGTAAGGTAATGAAAGCAAAAGAgagtgaaaatatgaaaaatccaTCACAGAAGTATATACAAGTAATTACAGAAGATGACTTTGAGTTCTGGTTCATGGGATTCCTTAATCATCAAAAGACACTGAGATATCTGCAGCATGCAATTTCAAGTACTTCAAGCAGCTAGGAagataaacttttatttttaattttgtttcctaATACGCCCATTCATCAATGTAAAAACAAATGTACAGATCTGTTCAAACTTGTAACCAGCTCCATTGGTCAAAGGAGGTTTTAGGTTTTGTAGGCTTTCAGCCTTAGTCGCTAAAACGAATGAATAGACTTATTGTAAAACTAATGCAAATAGAAGGCTAATTCATCTTTCGGGACTTGGCCACAGTCATCCCACAATTTTCATGACACCGCTCGTTAATCTTGATCCCTCCGTCCTTCACATCATTCCCACAGATTCAACTttaatgtcataattttttaacttcaactttaatgtcataattttttatcattatcttGTCAACCTTGATTATACAATATTAGTAAACTAACTTTGGAAAATCTTACTATGAACCTGAAGCTGGTGAAAAGAATCTAAGAGCGAACCTTACAGAACTATTTAGGAGTGGGTGCCACCACTCGAGACCGGATCCAGTAAGGTTCTGTTAATCATGTCCCCTTCCCAACAGTTGTACCTTGTCTTGGAGCATATTTGGCTCTATGATAGAAAGCTTGCCGGAGAAATCCAGGTAATTAGGACTACTAAAAGTTTAAAAGTGCCAAAAAAAGATCATGTCAAGTTAGGGGATAACAAGAAATTCTGCAAAATCGTATactcaaaaccataaataaaaaatagagaagcaTATGATAATATCTATTGAAACATAAGTTTTcaagtaaaaataagaaataaaacttcCATGCTGGCTGTAAAAAACGAGGGCCATGAATGGTATTTGATGAGTCGATTTGCAACGAAAAGGAAAAAAGACAATTAGGCTGAATTAGACTAACCTTACTAGTTTTGATAACGTAATACAATGATCAAAGTATAAGAAACAGTACTACGGCAAACAACAAGACATTGCATCCTGTTGATTTGTGAATATTTACGATTTTATTTTGTAGGATCTTAATTGATCTGATAAAATCATATTTGATTTGCTATAGATAGTTAAGATAATTAGGTCAAATAAGATCATATCTTGATTGTCATATCTGCTAGAATCAAGCGATTTGATTCTCTGTGTGTTTGCTTTCCCGCACTATAAATTTGTAGCTCTCAGATTACCAATCTCACATGGTATCATAGCAGTTTTATTCTTCTGTTGCTGATGACTAAAGCAGCATTTACTGGGTTACATCACCCAGGGGCATTAATAGAAGCCGAGAGTTCTATTTAAAGGTTCGAGAGATGAAGGAGTAGTGTATTACACTTGTATATCATCCAAAAGTTAGAGCGAtataaatacaagtaaaggaaaggCTAACTAACGTAACTAGATATCTAAATCCCTAGAAATCAGCTAGAgtattttatacattttatagaGCACAATTAAGGGAGAGAAATCTGCAGAAATCTGCACAATATTTACACAATCAATCATGTCCCAATACGCCCCCACAAGTAGAAGGGGGAATCAATAACCTTTAAC is from Capsicum annuum cultivar UCD-10X-F1 chromosome 5, UCD10Xv1.1, whole genome shotgun sequence and encodes:
- the LOC107872338 gene encoding putative GEM-like protein 8; amino-acid sequence: MKNLLGGNLEGIPLSSAASSYERQPKRLLALSSCEDHIVPYTTSKNIPKLKQRKSVIGKMNKLGEGMDCLLQGIREHVSLSPNLTETVKGKLSLGAKILKVGGLEKIFKQKFSVKDDEKLLKVSQCYLSTTAGPIAGLLYISTDKIAFCSERSIKLLSPTGKLLRIRYKVSIPISKVMKAKESENMKNPSQKYIQVITEDDFEFWFMGFLNHQKTLRYLQHAISSTSSS